A region of Flavobacterium indicum GPTSA100-9 = DSM 17447 DNA encodes the following proteins:
- a CDS encoding retropepsin-like aspartic protease: MTDLKDFLESKKYKKIKFKILKTQHLVVKAKINGVSGLFILDTGASNTCLGFESIEKFDLKPEKSTTKAASASSADMYTKVAKGNKVQLSTWKTTDFNLVIFDLSHVNQVLSTYGVNSIDGIIGADILLKGKAIIDYTNHYLYLI, from the coding sequence ATGACAGATTTAAAAGACTTTCTTGAAAGTAAAAAATATAAAAAAATTAAATTTAAAATCCTGAAAACCCAACATTTAGTTGTAAAAGCTAAAATTAATGGGGTTTCAGGATTATTTATTTTAGATACAGGGGCTTCTAATACGTGTTTGGGTTTTGAAAGCATCGAGAAATTTGATTTGAAACCAGAGAAATCAACCACTAAAGCTGCAAGTGCGAGCTCAGCAGATATGTACACGAAAGTTGCAAAAGGGAATAAAGTGCAACTATCTACTTGGAAAACTACTGATTTTAATTTAGTAATTTTTGATTTATCTCATGTTAATCAAGTACTGTCAACTTATGGTGTTAACTCAATTGATGGTATAATTGGTGCTGATATTCTATTAAAAGGAAAAGCTATAATTGATTATACCAATCATTATTTGTACCTGATTTAA
- a CDS encoding glycoside hydrolase family 97 protein, with protein MFKYFASVVLAICSLFGLKAQELQSPNGSFKVVFTLENDGTPTYQLFLKNKEIIKKSKLGLELQNESKSLLNDFKVVQQSTSNFDETWKPVWGEELAIQNKYNELAVTLKQNESNREIIIRFRLFNDGLGFRYEFPEQKNFTYFVVKEERTEFAMTGNHTAFWIPGDYDTQEYDYTESKLTEIRGLFKSAVSSNASQKQFSDTGVQTALMLKTVDGIYLNIHEAALINYSCMHLNLDDKKLVFQSHLTPDAKGNKGYLQTPCVSPWRTIIASADARDVLASRITLNLNEPCKIANTSWIKPVKYVGVWWEMITGKSSWAYTDDVPSVHLGVTDFTKVKPNGKHAANTKHVKEYIDFAALHGFDAVLVEGWNEGWEDWFGHEKDYVFDFVTPYPDFDVKGIHEYAKSKGIKMIMHHETSGSTRNYERHLDKAFQFMKDNGYDAAKTGYVGNILPLGEHHYSQSILNHYQYVVEKAADYKIMINAHEAVRPTGICRTYPNMIGNEAARGTEFQAFGGSKANHTTILPFTRQIGGPMDYTPGIFEMDIAKLNPNNNSHVNTTLANQLGLYVVMYSPLQMAADLPENYNRFLDAFQFIKDVPVEWATTKYLEAEPGYYITIARKDKNSNDWYVGNSNGYNARISTITLDFLEKGKKYEATIYADADNADYKTNPQAYKISKQKVTNKTKLQLRTASGGGYAISIVEVK; from the coding sequence ATGTTTAAATATTTTGCTTCAGTAGTACTCGCTATTTGTTCACTTTTTGGATTAAAAGCACAAGAATTACAATCTCCAAACGGATCTTTTAAAGTGGTTTTTACTTTGGAAAATGATGGTACTCCCACGTATCAATTATTTCTAAAAAATAAAGAAATTATTAAAAAAAGTAAGTTAGGTTTAGAGTTGCAAAACGAATCTAAATCCTTGTTAAATGATTTTAAAGTAGTGCAACAATCAACTTCTAATTTTGATGAAACTTGGAAACCAGTATGGGGAGAAGAATTGGCTATACAAAATAAATACAATGAATTAGCAGTTACATTAAAGCAAAATGAATCGAACCGTGAAATTATAATTCGTTTCCGATTGTTTAATGACGGTTTAGGTTTTAGATATGAATTTCCAGAGCAAAAAAACTTTACCTATTTTGTGGTAAAAGAGGAGCGTACAGAATTTGCTATGACGGGTAATCATACGGCTTTTTGGATTCCTGGAGATTATGATACTCAGGAATATGATTATACAGAAAGTAAATTAACAGAAATTAGAGGGTTATTTAAATCGGCCGTAAGTTCTAATGCATCTCAAAAACAATTTTCAGATACCGGTGTACAAACAGCTTTGATGCTAAAAACAGTAGATGGTATTTATTTAAACATTCACGAAGCAGCATTAATAAATTATTCGTGTATGCATTTGAATTTAGATGATAAAAAATTAGTATTTCAATCGCACTTAACTCCAGATGCAAAAGGAAATAAAGGATATCTACAAACACCATGTGTGTCACCTTGGAGAACCATTATTGCAAGTGCAGATGCACGTGATGTATTGGCTTCAAGAATAACTTTAAATCTTAATGAACCTTGTAAAATTGCAAATACTTCATGGATTAAACCAGTTAAATACGTTGGTGTTTGGTGGGAAATGATTACAGGTAAAAGTTCTTGGGCGTATACTGACGATGTGCCATCTGTACATCTAGGAGTAACGGATTTTACCAAAGTAAAACCCAATGGAAAACACGCAGCTAATACAAAACATGTAAAAGAATATATTGATTTTGCAGCTCTTCACGGATTTGATGCAGTTTTAGTAGAAGGTTGGAACGAAGGTTGGGAAGATTGGTTCGGTCACGAAAAAGATTATGTATTCGATTTCGTTACTCCTTATCCTGATTTTGATGTTAAAGGTATACACGAATATGCAAAATCAAAAGGCATAAAAATGATTATGCATCATGAAACATCTGGTTCTACAAGAAATTATGAGCGTCATTTAGATAAAGCATTCCAATTCATGAAAGATAACGGATATGATGCTGCAAAAACAGGTTATGTAGGTAATATTTTGCCTTTAGGTGAGCACCATTATAGTCAATCTATATTAAATCATTACCAATATGTAGTAGAAAAGGCAGCCGATTACAAAATTATGATCAATGCGCATGAAGCTGTAAGACCTACAGGTATTTGTAGAACGTATCCAAATATGATTGGAAATGAAGCTGCAAGAGGAACAGAATTTCAGGCATTTGGAGGGTCAAAAGCCAATCATACTACTATTTTACCTTTTACAAGACAGATAGGTGGTCCAATGGATTACACTCCAGGAATTTTCGAAATGGATATCGCAAAATTGAATCCAAACAACAATTCACATGTCAATACAACATTAGCGAATCAATTGGGATTATATGTGGTAATGTATTCACCACTTCAGATGGCTGCCGATTTACCAGAAAACTACAATCGATTCTTAGATGCGTTCCAATTTATAAAAGATGTTCCTGTTGAATGGGCAACAACTAAATATTTAGAAGCTGAGCCTGGATATTATATCACGATTGCTCGAAAAGATAAAAATTCAAATGATTGGTATGTAGGTAATTCAAACGGTTATAATGCAAGAATATCGACTATTACATTAGATTTCTTAGAAAAAGGAAAAAAATATGAAGCTACAATCTATGCAGATGCAGATAATGCTGATTATAAAACCAATCCACAAGCATACAAAATTTCAAAACAAAAAGTAACTAATAAGACTAAATTGCAATTGAGAACGGCATCAGGCGGTGGTTACGCTATTAGTATTGTTGAGGTTAAATAA
- a CDS encoding alpha-amylase family glycosyl hydrolase, whose product MKKTIVTVLAVLTLLSCKNEIEKRTENSKAEIEKFSPEVEENAVIYEANIRQYSPEGTFNAFTKDIPQLKELGVKIIWVMPIFPISHTKRKATGGDNSKFASEMPKEEQHKYLGSYYAVSDFKKVNPEFGTIEDFRNLVKTAHENGMYVILDWVPNHTGWNHVWIKEHPEFYTKNAKGEIIDPINPETGKSWGWTDVADLNYDNKELRKEMTSDMLHWIKNENIDGFRCDVASNVPLDFWQQTIPQLRKEKNIFMLAEAWEPTLVKDKLFDMVYAWDGHHTLNKIAQGKESVKDLNAYLNKMSSQYESNDILMNFVDNHDENSWNGTMKSRLGAAEEAMTALTYVLPGMPLVYSGDEYGLDYSLKFFEKDVIPKVKGKHWKLRAKLGALKNSNLALNGGKKPASFKKIASSHDDQIFAFEREKNGKKVIYIANLSNKAVETKLDIVGSFIEYMTGNKLNFQKDSPIELKAWQYLILEKK is encoded by the coding sequence ATGAAAAAGACAATTGTTACTGTATTAGCTGTTTTAACTTTATTGAGTTGTAAAAACGAAATAGAAAAAAGAACAGAAAATTCAAAAGCTGAAATCGAAAAATTTTCTCCCGAAGTGGAAGAAAATGCGGTAATTTATGAAGCCAATATTCGTCAATATTCACCGGAAGGAACTTTTAATGCTTTTACCAAAGATATTCCACAATTAAAAGAATTAGGTGTAAAAATCATTTGGGTAATGCCTATTTTTCCTATTTCGCATACGAAAAGAAAAGCGACTGGTGGCGATAATAGCAAATTCGCTTCAGAAATGCCAAAAGAAGAACAACATAAGTATTTAGGAAGTTACTACGCAGTTTCTGATTTCAAAAAAGTAAATCCGGAGTTTGGAACAATTGAAGATTTTAGAAATTTAGTTAAAACCGCTCATGAAAATGGGATGTATGTAATCTTGGATTGGGTTCCTAATCATACAGGTTGGAACCACGTTTGGATAAAAGAACATCCAGAATTTTATACTAAAAATGCTAAAGGTGAAATCATCGATCCAATCAACCCAGAAACAGGAAAATCTTGGGGTTGGACTGATGTTGCCGATTTAAATTACGATAATAAAGAACTTCGTAAGGAAATGACTTCAGACATGTTACATTGGATTAAAAATGAAAATATTGATGGGTTTAGATGTGATGTGGCGAGTAATGTGCCGTTAGATTTTTGGCAACAAACTATTCCTCAATTACGTAAAGAAAAAAACATTTTTATGTTGGCTGAAGCTTGGGAACCCACACTAGTTAAAGATAAATTATTTGATATGGTCTATGCTTGGGATGGTCATCATACATTAAATAAAATTGCTCAAGGAAAAGAATCTGTAAAAGATCTTAATGCTTATTTGAATAAAATGAGCAGCCAATACGAATCTAATGATATCTTGATGAACTTTGTGGATAATCATGATGAAAATTCGTGGAATGGAACCATGAAAAGTAGATTGGGTGCTGCTGAAGAAGCGATGACTGCCTTGACTTATGTATTGCCCGGAATGCCATTAGTGTATAGTGGCGACGAATATGGATTGGATTATAGTTTGAAATTTTTTGAAAAAGATGTAATTCCAAAAGTTAAAGGAAAACATTGGAAACTTCGTGCTAAATTGGGTGCGCTCAAAAATTCAAATCTAGCCTTAAATGGTGGAAAAAAACCTGCAAGTTTCAAAAAAATTGCTTCTTCTCATGACGATCAAATTTTTGCTTTCGAAAGAGAAAAGAACGGAAAAAAAGTTATATATATTGCGAATTTATCCAACAAGGCAGTTGAAACAAAATTAGATATCGTAGGTAGTTTCATAGAGTATATGACTGGTAATAAATTAAATTTCCAAAAAGATTCGCCCATTGAACTAAAAGCATGGCAGTATTTGATTTTAGAAAAAAAATAA
- a CDS encoding glycoside hydrolase family 65 protein: protein MNQDYIIPNNWSIIEEGFDATRVKSSESLFSIGNGAMGQRANFEEHYSGSTFQGSYIAGVYYPDKTKVGWWKNGYPEYFAKVLNAPNWIGINVEINGEKLDLATCKKVENFRRELNMKEGWLSRSFNATLQNGIEVTVNALRFLSLDLDELGAIRYSVTPINSDAKVVFKPFVDAGIENEDTNWEERFWETQSIHESDNQGFVVARTLKTHFTVSTYMHNSVYINNEFSDVKPVEINKTANAISFSYEIAAAKGQTVGLQKFGGYVSSMNYPVEELILASKNVIQKAHELGFDTLLENQKQAWAKIWEMSDITIEGDVKAQQGIRFNIFQLNQTYLGKDSRLNIGPKGFTGEKYGGSTYWDTEAYCIPFYMATKNQSVARNLLAYRYNQLDKAIENAEKLGFKNGAALYPMVTMNGEECHNEWEITFEEIHRNGAIAFAIFNYFRFTGDYSYIPEKGLEVLIGIARFWHQRATFSTFRNKYVILGVTGPNEYENNINNNWYTNYIAKWCIDYALEQIQKVSNEYQSDYTRIMNKVKLSQAEMSAWKTVADNMYFPYSEEHGVFLQQDGFLDKELITVEELDQTQRPINQKWSWDRILRSPYIKQADTLQGFYFFEDHFTKEELEKHFDFYEPFTVHESSLSPCVHSIQAAVLGRMEQAYTFYLRTSRLDLDDYNKEVHEGLHITSMAGTWMSIVEGFGGMRVKEGKLTFEPRIPKEWDAYSFKVNYRNAIVKVEVNHQGTQVSVEGDHSIDILVNGTSQLIKN from the coding sequence ATGAATCAAGATTATATTATACCAAATAACTGGTCGATAATTGAAGAAGGATTTGATGCAACAAGGGTTAAATCGTCAGAAAGTTTATTTAGTATCGGTAACGGGGCAATGGGTCAACGTGCCAATTTTGAAGAACACTATTCAGGGAGTACATTCCAAGGAAGTTATATTGCAGGTGTTTATTATCCAGACAAAACTAAAGTAGGTTGGTGGAAAAACGGTTATCCTGAATATTTTGCAAAAGTATTGAATGCTCCAAATTGGATTGGAATCAATGTAGAAATCAATGGCGAAAAATTAGATTTAGCAACTTGTAAAAAAGTTGAAAATTTTCGTCGTGAATTAAATATGAAAGAAGGATGGTTAAGCCGTTCTTTTAATGCTACTTTACAAAATGGTATTGAAGTAACAGTTAATGCATTACGTTTTTTATCATTAGATTTAGATGAATTGGGTGCAATTCGTTATTCTGTTACACCAATTAATAGTGATGCAAAAGTGGTATTCAAACCATTTGTTGATGCAGGAATTGAAAATGAAGATACAAACTGGGAAGAACGTTTTTGGGAAACGCAAAGCATACATGAATCTGATAATCAAGGGTTTGTTGTTGCTAGAACTCTAAAAACACATTTTACAGTTTCAACATATATGCATAATAGTGTTTACATCAACAATGAATTTTCTGATGTTAAACCTGTTGAAATAAATAAAACGGCTAATGCAATTTCTTTCTCTTATGAAATTGCAGCTGCAAAAGGACAAACAGTTGGTCTTCAAAAATTTGGAGGCTATGTTTCTTCTATGAATTATCCTGTAGAGGAATTAATTCTTGCTTCTAAAAATGTTATTCAAAAAGCACATGAATTAGGATTTGATACATTGTTAGAAAACCAAAAACAGGCTTGGGCAAAAATTTGGGAAATGAGCGATATTACAATAGAGGGTGATGTAAAAGCCCAACAAGGAATTCGTTTTAATATTTTCCAATTAAATCAAACATATTTAGGTAAAGATTCACGTTTAAATATTGGGCCAAAAGGATTTACAGGTGAAAAATATGGTGGTTCAACCTATTGGGATACAGAAGCCTATTGTATTCCTTTTTATATGGCTACAAAAAATCAAAGTGTTGCCAGAAACTTATTAGCATACCGTTACAATCAATTGGATAAAGCTATTGAAAATGCTGAAAAATTAGGTTTCAAAAATGGAGCTGCTTTGTATCCAATGGTAACCATGAATGGAGAAGAATGCCATAATGAATGGGAAATTACTTTTGAAGAAATTCATCGTAATGGTGCCATTGCATTTGCAATTTTCAATTATTTCCGATTTACAGGTGATTATAGTTATATTCCCGAAAAAGGATTAGAAGTTTTGATAGGTATCGCTCGTTTTTGGCATCAAAGAGCTACTTTTTCTACCTTTAGAAATAAATACGTAATTTTAGGGGTAACTGGTCCAAATGAATATGAGAATAACATAAATAATAACTGGTATACCAATTACATTGCAAAATGGTGTATTGATTATGCGTTAGAACAAATTCAAAAAGTTTCTAATGAATACCAATCAGATTACACCAGAATTATGAATAAAGTGAAATTGTCACAAGCCGAAATGAGTGCTTGGAAGACTGTAGCCGATAATATGTATTTTCCTTATTCAGAAGAACATGGGGTGTTTTTACAACAAGATGGTTTCTTAGATAAAGAATTAATAACAGTTGAAGAATTAGATCAAACACAACGACCAATTAATCAAAAATGGTCTTGGGATCGAATTTTACGTTCTCCATATATCAAACAAGCAGACACTTTACAAGGGTTCTACTTTTTTGAAGATCATTTTACAAAAGAAGAATTAGAAAAACATTTTGATTTTTATGAACCATTTACAGTTCACGAAAGTTCTTTATCGCCCTGTGTGCATTCTATTCAAGCAGCGGTGTTAGGTAGAATGGAACAAGCATACACGTTTTATTTACGTACATCTCGGTTAGATTTAGATGATTATAATAAAGAAGTACATGAAGGTCTTCACATTACTTCTATGGCTGGAACATGGATGAGTATAGTAGAAGGATTTGGTGGCATGCGTGTTAAAGAAGGTAAATTAACGTTTGAACCAAGGATTCCGAAAGAATGGGATGCCTATTCTTTTAAAGTAAATTATAGAAATGCTATTGTAAAAGTTGAGGTAAATCATCAAGGTACACAAGTTAGTGTAGAGGGTGATCATTCAATAGATATATTAGTTAATGGCACATCACAACTTATAAAAAATTAA
- a CDS encoding alpha/beta hydrolase — MKQILLFLLCSCFAFSQSKITSYALENAEKFEGNIERIDSFPSKYIVPRTVDVWLPKNYAKTKKYNVLYMHDGQMLFDATTTWNKQEWRIDEVASQLMQENKVNNFIVVAIWNIPNLRHMDLYPKKPYESLSNELKDRIQMEAKKSQFPFDDSKINSDNYLKFIVEELKPYIDKKYSVFTTANHTAIMGSSMGGLISMYALCEYPNVFGKAACLSTHWIGFREFENNPIPESFFTYMEKKLPEAKNHKIYFDYGTETLDAFYLKYEYRVDEILKAKGYTNVDAQNLKFEGENHSEASWQKRIHIPLEFMFGK; from the coding sequence ATGAAACAGATATTACTCTTTCTATTGTGCTCTTGTTTTGCTTTTTCTCAAAGTAAGATTACATCATATGCACTTGAAAATGCCGAAAAATTTGAAGGGAATATTGAAAGAATAGATAGCTTTCCATCAAAATATATTGTGCCAAGAACGGTTGATGTTTGGTTGCCAAAAAACTATGCTAAAACAAAAAAATACAATGTTTTGTACATGCACGATGGACAAATGTTGTTTGATGCTACAACTACATGGAACAAACAAGAATGGAGAATAGATGAAGTTGCCAGTCAATTAATGCAAGAAAATAAAGTAAATAATTTTATTGTCGTAGCTATTTGGAACATTCCAAATTTACGTCACATGGATTTGTATCCCAAAAAGCCTTATGAATCACTTTCTAATGAGTTAAAAGATAGAATTCAAATGGAAGCCAAAAAATCCCAATTCCCATTTGATGACAGCAAAATAAATTCGGATAACTATTTAAAATTTATTGTGGAGGAATTGAAGCCATACATAGATAAAAAGTATTCGGTTTTTACTACTGCAAATCACACAGCTATTATGGGTTCGAGTATGGGCGGATTGATTTCGATGTATGCCTTATGTGAATATCCAAATGTATTCGGAAAAGCGGCTTGTTTGTCAACGCATTGGATTGGATTCAGAGAATTTGAGAACAACCCTATTCCAGAATCTTTTTTCACTTATATGGAAAAGAAATTACCCGAAGCTAAAAACCACAAAATATATTTCGATTACGGAACAGAAACGTTGGATGCTTTCTACTTAAAATATGAATATCGTGTTGATGAAATTTTAAAAGCAAAAGGTTATACGAATGTAGATGCTCAAAATTTAAAGTTTGAGGGCGAAAATCACTCGGAAGCCTCTTGGCAAAAAAGAATCCATATTCCATTAGAATTTATGTTTGGAAAATAA
- a CDS encoding glycoside hydrolase family 13 protein produces the protein MKKLILLLIITFSTSVVAQIDRMEPPFWYEGMNKSEVQVLFYGKNIAQNSVQVSNNVVITNVTKTENPNYLFVTIDTKNVKAQELQFTFSNGKKAFKRNFEIKKRRPNSALRKSFDASDVMYLLMPDRFANGNPNNDSSLELQEKANRSLPGGRHGGDIQGIINNLDYIKELGATAIWSTPMCEDNDKGYSYHTYGQSDVYRIDPRYGTNEEYKKLADEMHKRGMKLIKDYVTNHWGAEHWMFKDMPTYDWFHQFPGYKQSNYRMTTQYDTNGSKIDAKLCMDGWFVPSMPDLNQSNPLVLNYLIQNAIWWIEYADLDGFRVDTYSYNDKEGIAKWTKAITDEYPYFNIVGEVWMHDQAQISYWQKDSPIAKIQSYNSYLPSVMDFTLHDVFGNVFYEDKADWGNGMIKFYENFVNDFLYANPNNLLIFLENHDTGRFNEIYKKDFKKYQLGMTLLATMRGIPQLYYGSEIGMAGDKGKGDADIRQDFPGGWKGDTNNAFSAKGRTAEQNQFFNFTKQLLNWRKNKEVIHAGKLTHYIPENNVYVYFRHNDKETVMVVINNSSDTQKLNLSRFQENIKSFTSGNDILSGKTIDLKTELSIEGKSSMILELK, from the coding sequence ATGAAAAAATTAATTCTTTTACTAATTATTACATTTTCAACAAGTGTTGTCGCTCAAATTGACCGAATGGAACCACCGTTTTGGTACGAAGGCATGAATAAAAGCGAGGTGCAAGTTTTGTTTTACGGAAAGAATATCGCTCAAAATTCGGTACAAGTTTCCAATAATGTAGTAATTACGAATGTAACTAAAACCGAAAATCCGAACTATCTTTTTGTTACAATTGATACTAAAAATGTAAAAGCGCAAGAATTGCAATTTACGTTTAGCAATGGTAAAAAAGCATTCAAAAGAAATTTCGAAATCAAAAAAAGAAGACCTAATTCGGCGCTTCGTAAAAGTTTTGATGCTTCTGATGTGATGTATTTATTGATGCCGGATCGATTTGCAAATGGAAATCCAAATAATGATTCGTCACTAGAACTACAAGAAAAAGCGAATAGAAGTTTGCCAGGCGGACGACATGGTGGCGACATTCAAGGCATCATTAATAATTTGGATTATATCAAAGAATTAGGAGCAACCGCAATTTGGAGCACACCCATGTGTGAAGATAATGACAAAGGCTATTCGTATCATACTTACGGACAATCAGATGTTTACAGAATTGATCCACGTTATGGAACCAATGAAGAATATAAAAAGCTAGCCGATGAAATGCACAAACGCGGCATGAAATTAATCAAAGATTATGTTACGAATCATTGGGGTGCTGAACATTGGATGTTTAAAGACATGCCAACCTACGATTGGTTTCATCAATTTCCAGGTTACAAACAAAGTAACTATCGCATGACCACACAATACGATACAAATGGTTCAAAAATAGATGCTAAATTATGTATGGACGGTTGGTTTGTGCCAAGCATGCCCGATTTAAATCAATCAAATCCTTTGGTATTGAATTATTTAATTCAAAATGCGATTTGGTGGATAGAATATGCTGATTTAGATGGTTTTCGAGTAGATACTTATTCATACAATGACAAAGAAGGAATTGCAAAATGGACAAAAGCGATAACAGATGAATATCCGTATTTCAATATTGTAGGAGAAGTTTGGATGCACGATCAAGCCCAAATTTCCTATTGGCAAAAAGACAGTCCAATTGCTAAAATTCAAAGTTATAATTCGTATTTACCTAGTGTAATGGATTTTACATTGCACGATGTTTTTGGAAATGTATTTTATGAAGATAAAGCCGATTGGGGCAATGGAATGATTAAATTCTATGAAAATTTTGTGAATGATTTTTTATATGCGAATCCAAATAATTTATTGATTTTCTTAGAAAATCATGATACTGGTCGTTTCAATGAAATTTATAAAAAAGATTTTAAGAAATACCAATTAGGAATGACACTTTTAGCTACTATGCGTGGGATTCCACAATTGTATTACGGTTCAGAAATTGGTATGGCAGGTGACAAAGGAAAAGGCGATGCCGATATTCGTCAAGATTTCCCTGGTGGTTGGAAAGGCGATACAAACAATGCTTTTTCTGCCAAAGGAAGAACAGCCGAACAAAATCAATTCTTCAATTTTACGAAACAACTTTTAAATTGGAGAAAAAACAAAGAAGTTATCCATGCCGGAAAATTAACACATTATATTCCAGAAAATAATGTGTATGTATATTTCCGTCACAATGACAAAGAAACAGTTATGGTGGTTATTAATAATTCATCTGATACTCAGAAATTGAATCTTTCTCGTTTTCAAGAAAATATCAAATCATTTACTTCTGGAAATGATATTCTTTCAGGAAAAACTATCGATTTAAAAACTGAATTGTCTATTGAAGGGAAATCATCTATGATTTTAGAATTAAAATAA
- the pgmB gene encoding beta-phosphoglucomutase: protein MKKKAFIFDLDGVIVDTAKYHYLAWKKLADSLGITFTHEDNELLKGVSRVRSLEIILGLGNVSASEEDKNRWLHQKNVDYLAYIEKMDENEILPDVVRVLDFLKDYGQKIVLGSASKNAKPILEKAKIINYFDAIVDGNDVTNAKPDPEVFLQGAKNAELPNEACIVFEDSLAGIQAANLANMISIGIGDATVLNEADFCFKDFTKMSNEFLLDLINN from the coding sequence ATGAAAAAGAAAGCATTTATATTCGATTTAGATGGTGTAATTGTTGACACAGCAAAATACCATTATTTAGCATGGAAAAAATTAGCTGATTCTTTAGGGATTACTTTTACACATGAAGATAACGAATTGTTAAAAGGTGTAAGTCGTGTACGTTCTCTTGAAATCATTCTTGGTTTAGGTAATGTTTCGGCTTCAGAGGAAGACAAAAACAGATGGTTGCATCAAAAAAATGTTGATTATTTAGCTTACATAGAAAAAATGGATGAAAATGAAATTCTTCCAGACGTAGTACGTGTACTCGATTTTTTGAAAGATTATGGTCAAAAAATAGTGTTGGGTTCAGCAAGTAAAAATGCAAAACCGATTCTTGAAAAAGCAAAAATTATTAACTATTTCGATGCTATAGTTGATGGGAATGATGTAACCAATGCAAAACCAGATCCTGAAGTTTTTCTTCAAGGTGCAAAAAATGCAGAATTGCCAAATGAAGCCTGTATCGTGTTCGAAGATTCATTAGCTGGAATTCAAGCGGCAAATTTAGCAAATATGATAAGCATTGGTATAGGAGATGCAACTGTTTTAAATGAAGCAGATTTCTGTTTCAAGGATTTTACAAAAATGTCTAATGAATTTTTATTAGACTTAATCAACAATTAG
- a CDS encoding TCR/Tet family MFS transporter, whose product MKKEKKNAAIGFIFITMLIDITGWGIIIPVIPKLIQELIHGDVSEAAKIGGWLTFAYAMTQFVFAPIIGNLSDKYGRRPIILLSLFAFSLDYILLAFAPTITWLFIGRIIAGVSGASITTASAYIADVSSPENRAKNFGMIGAAFGLGFIIGPVLGGLLGQYGARVPFYAAAVLCLINFLYGYFILPESLSKENRRAFEWKRANPIGAFLHLRKYPKLIGLVLSIFLLYTASHAVHSNWSYFTMYQFKWDEKMVGISLGVIGLLVGIVQGGLIRIINPKLGNEKSVYVGMGLYTFGMFLFALATESWMMFAFLVPYCLGGIAGPAMQAVISSQVPANEQGEIQGTLSSLMSASAIVGPPMMSMVFYYFTHKDAPFLFAGAPFVLGGLLMLISTIIAYFSFKKN is encoded by the coding sequence ATGAAAAAAGAAAAGAAAAACGCAGCCATCGGATTTATTTTTATCACGATGCTGATTGATATTACAGGTTGGGGAATCATTATCCCGGTAATTCCTAAATTAATTCAAGAACTAATCCATGGCGATGTAAGTGAAGCAGCAAAAATCGGTGGTTGGCTGACTTTTGCCTATGCCATGACCCAATTTGTTTTTGCACCTATTATTGGAAATTTAAGTGATAAATATGGACGAAGACCTATCATATTACTTTCTTTATTCGCTTTTTCATTAGACTATATTTTATTAGCCTTTGCTCCTACCATTACTTGGTTGTTTATAGGAAGAATTATTGCAGGAGTTTCAGGAGCAAGTATTACCACTGCATCTGCTTATATTGCGGATGTGAGTTCCCCTGAAAATCGAGCTAAAAACTTCGGGATGATTGGGGCTGCATTTGGACTTGGATTTATTATTGGACCAGTGCTTGGTGGCTTATTAGGTCAATATGGTGCAAGAGTTCCTTTTTATGCTGCAGCTGTATTGTGCTTAATCAATTTCTTGTATGGTTATTTCATTCTACCTGAATCACTTTCAAAAGAAAACAGAAGAGCTTTTGAATGGAAAAGAGCCAATCCTATTGGCGCCTTTTTACATTTAAGAAAATATCCAAAATTAATCGGATTAGTACTTTCTATCTTCTTATTATACACAGCTTCACATGCCGTACATAGCAATTGGAGTTATTTTACCATGTATCAATTCAAATGGGATGAAAAAATGGTAGGTATATCATTGGGCGTAATTGGTTTATTAGTAGGCATCGTTCAAGGCGGGTTAATTCGAATTATAAATCCGAAATTAGGGAACGAAAAGAGTGTATATGTAGGAATGGGTTTGTATACTTTTGGAATGTTTTTATTTGCTTTAGCAACCGAAAGTTGGATGATGTTTGCCTTTTTAGTACCGTATTGTTTAGGAGGAATTGCCGGACCAGCGATGCAAGCTGTAATTTCGAGTCAAGTTCCTGCTAACGAACAAGGTGAAATACAAGGTACTTTATCCAGTTTAATGAGCGCTTCGGCCATTGTAGGACCACCAATGATGTCCATGGTATTTTATTATTTTACACATAAAGACGCACCCTTTTTATTTGCAGGCGCGCCTTTTGTATTAGGTGGACTATTGATGTTAATAAGCACTATAATTGCTTATTTTTCATTCAAAAAAAATTAA